In Streptomyces sp. NBC_00569, a single genomic region encodes these proteins:
- a CDS encoding GNAT family N-acetyltransferase: MTDLRIEKVQGDALIEDWRHVHNLIIPADPLSLDDVRERVGRNHLEVAYLGDTLVGCTTVRPPTDDTATATVIARVLPDHRRQGFGAMLYRHGLEHARTLDAAVIETVILASNVAGVRFAEKHGFVEVERYVLPEDPALWFTMRLAEDGLT, translated from the coding sequence ATGACTGATCTCCGCATTGAGAAGGTGCAGGGCGACGCCCTGATCGAGGACTGGCGCCACGTCCACAACCTGATCATCCCGGCCGACCCGCTGTCCCTCGACGACGTGCGCGAGCGGGTGGGGCGCAACCATCTGGAAGTCGCCTACCTCGGCGACACCCTCGTGGGCTGCACGACGGTGCGCCCGCCGACGGACGACACCGCCACGGCCACGGTGATCGCCCGCGTGCTCCCCGACCACCGCCGGCAGGGCTTCGGCGCCATGCTCTACCGGCACGGTCTTGAGCACGCGCGAACGCTGGACGCCGCCGTCATCGAGACGGTGATCCTGGCGTCCAACGTGGCCGGGGTGCGGTTCGCGGAGAAGCACGGATTCGTGGAAGTGGAGCGATATGTGCTGCCGGAGGACCCCGCCCTCTGGTTCACGATGCGACTCGCCGAGGACGGGCTCACCTGA
- a CDS encoding molybdopterin-dependent oxidoreductase — MRQSLTAADPVAELALTGDVARPARLTVPDLLDWPQHTARVSFECATSGVQEHSFAGPLLHDVLHDAGPGFDPARRKDRLRFLIAVTGADGHHALLSWAEIDPDFGQAPVLLAVTIDDSPLDRAGPQLVLPQDRCGARHISGINAIRVDGRYAPWA; from the coding sequence GTGCGTCAATCCCTTACGGCCGCCGATCCGGTGGCAGAGCTCGCCCTGACCGGCGATGTCGCGCGCCCGGCCCGGCTGACGGTGCCCGATCTGCTCGACTGGCCCCAGCACACGGCGCGGGTCAGCTTCGAGTGCGCCACCAGCGGCGTCCAGGAGCACAGCTTCGCGGGCCCGCTGCTGCACGACGTCTTGCATGACGCCGGGCCCGGCTTCGACCCCGCCCGCCGCAAGGACCGGCTGCGGTTCCTGATCGCGGTGACCGGAGCGGACGGCCATCACGCCCTGCTGTCCTGGGCGGAGATCGACCCGGACTTCGGGCAGGCCCCCGTCCTGCTCGCCGTCACCATCGACGACTCGCCTCTCGACCGGGCCGGACCCCAGCTCGTCCTGCCCCAGGACCGCTGCGGGGCGCGGCACATCAGCGGCATCAACGCGATCCGCGTGGACGGCCGTTACGCGCCGTGGGCCTGA
- a CDS encoding TOBE domain-containing protein translates to MRTYRIGEAAALMGVSADTLRRWVDGGRLHAERDELGRRIIPGADLASFARQLHRTERTNNGSSARNRLSGIVTEVVLGDVSAQVEIQAGPFRVVAMVSRESAEEMALEPGVPAVAVIKSTNVVVESP, encoded by the coding sequence ATGCGCACCTACCGGATCGGGGAGGCGGCCGCCTTGATGGGCGTCAGCGCCGACACCCTTCGGCGCTGGGTCGACGGCGGGAGGCTGCATGCCGAGCGTGACGAGCTGGGCCGCCGGATCATCCCCGGGGCGGACCTGGCGTCCTTCGCCCGACAGCTGCACCGCACCGAGCGGACGAACAACGGATCCTCGGCGCGCAACCGCCTTTCCGGCATCGTCACCGAGGTGGTCCTCGGGGATGTGTCGGCGCAGGTGGAGATCCAGGCCGGGCCCTTCCGGGTCGTGGCCATGGTCAGCCGGGAGTCGGCCGAGGAGATGGCGCTGGAACCCGGTGTGCCTGCGGTCGCCGTGATCAAATCGACCAACGTGGTCGTCGAAAGTCCTTGA
- a CDS encoding SpoIIE family protein phosphatase has product MATSEQSDAAEQRFDVADAAPVLLDTHGVVSGWSDGSERLLGYAAAEVTGRKVAELLLPQDAARIPALSERCRADGGWSGILTAKHRDGHPVPLMVRVAEAQLGPGSERWIALVAALAGAPGWEMSRSVLEQMATRSPLGIAIVDTDLRYVWSNDALAQFGGGPAQDRIGRRLADIQPGLDSQRLEAKMRQVLETGVPIAGYEQVGRVQSAPHRQCCHAMSFTRLNDDNGNPLGVYYTAMDITDRYLARQRLALLDRAGEHIGRSLDVVRTAQELADVAVPGLADFVAVDLLESVLEGAEPTAGPPSDSEMVTLRRAGHRSVRDGLPETRVRIGEAVRYRPESPPVRVLTSGLSWYAEHVDPQDEDWTVADLGRPAASLVELGLHSMMIVPIRSRGITMGVTSFFRRDRPDPFDAEDLALAEEFVSRAAICVDNARRYTRERDAALVLQRSLLPSHLPEQNAVDVTACYRPADELTGLGGDWFDVIPLSGARVALVVGDVPGHGIDGAAAMGRLRTAVQTLADLDLPPEEVLAHLDDLVSRGAREDDARSAIQAVGSSCLYVVYDPVSGQCAMASSAHPPPALVTPDGTVSFPDLPVGPALGTGGLPFEAAEFFLAEGSVLALHTDGLLAVDPREPGRDPELDAGRERLRGVLELRDPSLDGLCVAVVDALVPARPNDDVALLMARTHRLGAGQVASWDLESDPAVVAEARRKVTRQLAEWGLDELAYTTELVVSELVTNAIRYAAGPIRLRLIVERALICEVSDAGASAPHLRHPRTTDEGGRGLFLVSQFSQRWGARYTLDGKVIWAEQSLTEQTDEPASGTDVPAPQTTR; this is encoded by the coding sequence GTGGCGACGAGCGAGCAGAGCGATGCCGCAGAGCAGCGCTTCGACGTGGCGGACGCCGCGCCGGTGCTGCTCGACACGCACGGCGTGGTGTCCGGCTGGTCCGACGGGAGCGAGCGGCTGCTGGGGTACGCGGCCGCCGAGGTCACGGGCCGGAAGGTGGCGGAGCTGCTGCTGCCCCAGGACGCGGCCCGGATTCCCGCGCTCAGCGAGCGCTGCAGGGCGGACGGGGGCTGGTCCGGGATCCTCACGGCAAAACACCGTGACGGGCACCCGGTCCCCCTGATGGTGCGCGTCGCCGAGGCGCAGCTCGGCCCGGGGTCCGAGCGCTGGATCGCGCTCGTCGCGGCCCTGGCGGGGGCGCCCGGATGGGAGATGAGCCGTTCCGTCCTGGAGCAGATGGCCACGCGTTCCCCCCTGGGCATCGCCATCGTGGACACGGACCTGAGGTACGTGTGGTCGAACGACGCGCTGGCGCAGTTCGGCGGCGGTCCGGCGCAGGACCGTATCGGCCGCAGGCTGGCGGACATCCAGCCCGGGCTCGACTCCCAGCGGCTCGAGGCGAAGATGCGGCAGGTCCTCGAGACGGGGGTACCTATCGCGGGCTACGAGCAGGTGGGCCGCGTGCAGTCCGCGCCGCACCGCCAGTGCTGCCACGCCATGTCGTTCACACGGCTCAACGACGACAACGGGAACCCCCTGGGCGTTTACTACACGGCGATGGACATCACCGACCGCTATCTGGCCCGGCAGCGGCTCGCCCTCCTGGACCGGGCCGGTGAGCACATCGGCCGGAGCCTGGACGTCGTACGGACCGCGCAGGAACTGGCAGACGTGGCGGTGCCGGGCCTCGCGGACTTCGTCGCCGTGGATCTGCTGGAGTCGGTGCTCGAAGGGGCCGAGCCGACGGCGGGGCCGCCGAGCGACTCGGAGATGGTCACGCTGCGGCGCGCGGGCCACCGGTCGGTGCGGGACGGCCTTCCCGAGACCCGCGTCCGCATCGGGGAGGCGGTCCGCTACCGCCCGGAATCACCCCCCGTCCGCGTCCTGACCAGCGGCCTGTCCTGGTACGCGGAGCATGTGGATCCCCAGGACGAGGACTGGACCGTCGCCGACCTCGGCCGCCCGGCGGCCTCCCTCGTCGAGCTCGGGCTGCACTCGATGATGATCGTGCCGATCCGCTCGCGCGGCATCACGATGGGCGTCACCAGCTTCTTCCGGCGCGACCGCCCCGACCCGTTCGACGCGGAGGATCTGGCGCTCGCGGAGGAGTTCGTCTCCCGGGCCGCGATCTGCGTCGACAACGCCCGCCGCTACACACGCGAACGCGACGCCGCGCTGGTGCTGCAGCGGAGTCTGCTGCCGAGCCACCTGCCCGAGCAGAACGCGGTGGACGTCACCGCCTGCTACCGGCCCGCGGACGAGCTGACGGGCCTCGGCGGCGACTGGTTCGATGTCATCCCCCTGTCCGGCGCCAGGGTCGCCCTCGTCGTGGGCGACGTCCCCGGCCACGGCATCGACGGCGCCGCCGCCATGGGACGCCTGCGCACCGCGGTCCAGACGCTCGCCGATCTGGACCTGCCGCCGGAGGAGGTCCTGGCCCACCTCGACGACCTGGTCAGCAGGGGCGCGCGCGAGGACGACGCCCGCAGCGCGATCCAGGCCGTCGGCTCCAGTTGCCTGTACGTGGTGTACGACCCGGTCAGCGGCCAGTGCGCCATGGCGAGCTCCGCGCATCCCCCGCCCGCGCTCGTCACGCCCGACGGCACGGTCTCCTTCCCCGACCTCCCGGTCGGGCCGGCACTCGGCACGGGTGGTCTGCCCTTCGAGGCGGCCGAGTTCTTCCTCGCCGAGGGGTCCGTGCTCGCCCTGCACACCGACGGACTGCTCGCCGTCGACCCACGGGAACCCGGCCGCGACCCCGAACTCGACGCGGGCAGGGAGCGCCTGCGCGGTGTCCTGGAGCTGCGCGACCCCTCCCTCGACGGCCTGTGCGTGGCCGTCGTCGACGCACTGGTGCCCGCGCGCCCGAACGACGACGTGGCCCTGCTGATGGCCCGCACCCACCGCCTGGGCGCCGGGCAGGTCGCCTCGTGGGACCTGGAGAGCGACCCGGCGGTCGTCGCCGAGGCGCGCAGGAAGGTCACGCGGCAGCTGGCCGAGTGGGGGCTCGACGAGCTCGCCTACACCACGGAACTCGTCGTCAGCGAACTCGTCACCAACGCGATCCGCTACGCCGCCGGGCCGATCCGCCTGCGTCTGATCGTCGAGCGGGCGCTGATCTGCGAGGTGTCCGACGCGGGCGCCAGCGCTCCGCATCTGCGCCACCCCCGCACCACCGACGAGGGCGGGCGCGGCCTGTTTCTCGTCTCCCAGTTCTCCCAGCGCTGGGGAGCGCGCTACACCCTCGACGGGAAAGTCATCTGGGCCGAGCAGTCCCTCACCGAGCAGACGGACGAACCGGCCTCCGGGACCGACGTTCCGGCCCCGCAGACGACACGCTGA
- a CDS encoding alpha/beta hydrolase, with translation MRMSMEREKVRFPSGGTECAAWHYPGTNGACVVMAPGGGVTKEPGTDPFAARFHAAGFGVLAFDYRRFGESGGAPRQILDIEEQLADWRAAIACAASLPAVDPARVAAWGFSASGGHIFQVAARAPQLAAAIAQTPLADGPVASRRAMAYQTPWGMLRLTVRGLLDAAGGLVGREPLLMPLAGPPGTVAMLTTPDGNEGDRALNPGNRYPDWRQEVAARSALSLSFYRPGRQASKARCPLLVVVCDQDRSALPGPAVDAARQAPQAEVVRLPGGHYAPFMDAHEPAVEAELAFLQRHLLGRTAPVGPGAAVTSDPSARSRS, from the coding sequence ATGCGGATGTCCATGGAGCGGGAGAAAGTCCGATTCCCCAGCGGCGGCACCGAATGCGCCGCGTGGCACTACCCGGGGACGAACGGTGCGTGCGTGGTCATGGCGCCCGGCGGCGGGGTGACCAAGGAGCCGGGCACCGACCCGTTCGCGGCGCGCTTCCACGCCGCCGGGTTCGGCGTCCTGGCCTTCGACTACCGGCGGTTCGGTGAGAGCGGGGGCGCGCCGCGCCAGATCCTGGACATCGAGGAGCAGCTCGCCGACTGGCGGGCCGCGATCGCCTGTGCCGCGTCGCTGCCGGCGGTCGACCCCGCACGCGTCGCGGCCTGGGGGTTCTCGGCCTCGGGCGGTCACATCTTCCAGGTCGCGGCGCGCGCACCGCAGTTGGCGGCGGCGATCGCGCAGACGCCGCTGGCCGACGGGCCCGTGGCGTCGCGCAGGGCGATGGCGTATCAGACGCCGTGGGGAATGCTCCGGCTCACTGTGAGGGGTCTCCTCGACGCCGCCGGTGGTCTCGTCGGACGTGAGCCCCTGCTGATGCCGCTCGCCGGTCCGCCCGGGACCGTGGCCATGCTCACCACGCCGGACGGGAACGAGGGGGACCGGGCGCTCAACCCCGGCAACCGCTACCCGGACTGGCGGCAGGAGGTCGCCGCCCGCTCGGCGCTGAGCCTCAGCTTCTACCGGCCGGGCCGCCAGGCGTCCAAGGCGCGGTGTCCCCTGCTGGTCGTCGTGTGCGACCAGGACCGGTCCGCCCTGCCGGGCCCGGCCGTCGACGCGGCGCGACAGGCGCCGCAGGCAGAGGTGGTCCGCCTGCCGGGAGGGCACTACGCGCCCTTCATGGACGCGCACGAACCGGCCGTCGAAGCCGAACTCGCCTTTCTGCAGCGCCACTTGCTCGGCAGGACGGCACCCGTCGGCCCTGGTGCCGCCGTCACCTCCGATCCTTCGGCCCGGAGCCGGTCATGA
- the modB gene encoding molybdate ABC transporter permease subunit → MTDLDKSGAAAEVLTGGDTRGAGPRRRRARPGARGRGVPLPLLVPALVGLAFLLLPLIALLVRAPWRSLPEQLTSPEVWQALQLSLICATAATAVSLVLGVPLAWLLARTEFPGRGFVRALVTLPLVLPPVVGGVALLLALGRNGVVGQLLDSWFGITLPFTTAGVVVAESFVAMPFLVISVEGTLRAADPRFEEAATTLGASRFTAFRRVTLPLIMPGIAAGAVLAWARALGEFGATITFAGNFPGRTQTMPLAVYLALQNDPAAAIALSLVLLAVSIAVLAGLRDRWMTAS, encoded by the coding sequence GTGACCGATCTCGACAAGTCCGGCGCCGCGGCCGAGGTCCTCACGGGTGGCGACACCCGTGGGGCCGGGCCGCGGCGTCGGCGTGCCCGGCCGGGCGCCCGGGGCCGCGGGGTGCCTCTGCCGCTTCTGGTGCCCGCCCTCGTCGGCCTCGCGTTCCTGCTGCTGCCCCTGATCGCCCTGCTCGTACGGGCCCCTTGGCGCAGCCTGCCGGAGCAGCTGACCAGTCCGGAGGTCTGGCAGGCCCTCCAGCTGTCGCTGATCTGCGCGACGGCGGCCACGGCGGTGAGCCTGGTCCTGGGGGTCCCGCTGGCCTGGCTGCTCGCGCGCACGGAATTCCCCGGGCGCGGCTTCGTCCGGGCGCTGGTGACACTGCCGCTCGTGCTGCCCCCGGTGGTGGGCGGCGTGGCCCTGCTGCTGGCCCTCGGACGCAACGGCGTCGTCGGGCAGTTGCTGGACTCGTGGTTCGGGATCACGCTGCCGTTCACCACGGCGGGGGTCGTGGTCGCGGAGTCGTTCGTGGCCATGCCGTTCCTCGTCATCAGCGTGGAGGGCACGCTGCGGGCCGCCGATCCGCGGTTCGAGGAGGCCGCCACGACGCTGGGCGCCTCCCGCTTCACGGCGTTCCGCAGGGTGACGCTGCCGCTGATCATGCCGGGTATCGCCGCGGGTGCCGTGCTTGCCTGGGCGCGCGCGCTCGGCGAGTTCGGCGCGACCATCACGTTCGCGGGCAACTTCCCCGGCCGTACGCAGACCATGCCGCTGGCCGTGTACCTGGCACTCCAGAACGACCCGGCCGCCGCGATCGCCCTGAGCCTGGTGCTGCTGGCCGTGTCGATCGCGGTCCTCGCAGGGCTGCGGG
- a CDS encoding alpha/beta fold hydrolase, with amino-acid sequence MPAFTAPDGTWLAYHVVGDGEPLICLPGGPMRASAYLGDLGGLSKRRRLVLLDLRGTGDSDVPADPSTYRCDRQADDVEALRVRLGLERVDLLAHSAAGDLALLYAARYPRRVRTLTMVTARARALGVDFTTEHRLEAAALRVDEPWFPSAREAYGRVWDGTATDADFDAAVPFFYGRWDAAAEAHAAGEVEQTNEQAADLYASAGAFDPAAARAALAGWDARVLVLAGERDGGPLPRVAAAVAELLPHAELVVQEGAGHFPWVDDPDRFTQTVASFLG; translated from the coding sequence ATGCCCGCCTTCACCGCACCCGACGGCACCTGGCTCGCCTACCACGTCGTGGGGGACGGTGAGCCCCTCATCTGCCTGCCCGGCGGCCCCATGCGCGCCTCCGCCTACCTCGGAGACCTCGGCGGGCTCTCGAAGCGGCGCCGCCTCGTGCTCCTCGACCTCCGCGGCACGGGTGACTCCGACGTGCCGGCGGACCCGTCCACGTACCGCTGCGACCGGCAGGCCGACGACGTCGAGGCGCTCCGCGTCCGACTCGGCCTGGAGCGTGTCGATCTGCTCGCCCATTCGGCGGCCGGTGACCTCGCGCTGCTCTACGCGGCCAGGTACCCCCGGCGCGTCCGCACCCTCACGATGGTCACCGCCCGCGCACGCGCCCTGGGCGTCGACTTCACCACGGAGCACCGACTCGAAGCGGCCGCCCTGCGCGTGGACGAACCGTGGTTCCCCTCCGCGCGTGAGGCGTACGGACGGGTCTGGGACGGCACCGCGACCGACGCCGACTTCGACGCGGCGGTGCCGTTCTTCTACGGGCGCTGGGACGCGGCCGCCGAGGCGCACGCCGCCGGCGAGGTCGAGCAGACCAACGAGCAGGCGGCGGACCTCTACGCGTCCGCCGGAGCCTTCGACCCCGCCGCGGCCCGCGCCGCCCTGGCCGGGTGGGACGCGCGGGTCCTGGTTCTGGCGGGCGAGCGGGACGGCGGCCCGCTGCCCCGGGTCGCCGCCGCCGTCGCGGAGCTGCTCCCGCACGCCGAACTGGTCGTCCAGGAAGGCGCGGGCCACTTCCCGTGGGTCGACGACCCCGATCGCTTCACGCAGACGGTGGCCTCGTTCCTGGGATAG
- a CDS encoding RidA family protein, producing MPRAVSLIRSSSLSDVAEYAYAATAPAEARLIFLAGACPLDEDGSTVAVGDYAGQAAKAVENMRTALAESGATLDDVISTRVLVASTRQADLVTAWEVVRDAFGDHDVPSTLMGVTVLGYHDQLVEIEGVAAVLDS from the coding sequence GTGCCCCGCGCCGTCTCGCTGATCCGTTCGTCCTCGCTGTCCGACGTCGCGGAGTACGCCTACGCGGCCACGGCCCCCGCCGAAGCGCGGCTGATCTTCCTCGCGGGGGCCTGTCCGCTGGACGAGGACGGCTCGACGGTTGCCGTCGGCGACTACGCCGGACAGGCGGCCAAGGCCGTCGAGAACATGCGGACGGCGCTCGCCGAGTCCGGCGCCACCCTCGACGACGTGATCAGCACCCGCGTCCTCGTCGCGTCCACGCGCCAGGCGGACCTGGTGACGGCTTGGGAGGTGGTGCGTGACGCGTTCGGCGACCACGACGTCCCCAGCACGTTGATGGGGGTCACGGTGCTCGGGTACCACGACCAGCTCGTGGAGATCGAGGGTGTCGCGGCGGTACTGGACTCCTGA
- a CDS encoding alpha/beta fold hydrolase, with translation MREIELTAGTVEYEDTGAQSDAGGSGPAVVFLHGLMMDASLWDGPIAELSGEHRCVAPTLPLGAHRRAMRDDADLSLPGVARLVVEFLDRLDLRDVTLIGNDTGGALVQLVVSERAAERVGRVVLVSCEAFDNLPPRLTGRTLALVGKLSPRMFGLFMQQMRIGAVRRLPVAFGWLTKRGGTATGRWMRPVITQQEIRRDAVRMLRAVFADTRVLLRAAEHLPAFDRPALVVWARDDRVMPLAHGRRLAELLPQGRLVEIEDSYTLVPLDRPTELASAVREFMHVPAPDPRR, from the coding sequence ATGAGGGAGATCGAGCTGACCGCAGGGACCGTCGAGTACGAGGACACGGGAGCGCAGTCTGACGCGGGCGGCAGTGGCCCTGCGGTCGTCTTCCTGCACGGCCTGATGATGGACGCCTCGCTCTGGGACGGGCCGATCGCGGAACTGTCCGGCGAGCACCGGTGCGTGGCGCCGACGCTGCCTCTGGGCGCGCACCGCCGCGCGATGCGCGACGACGCCGATCTGTCGCTGCCCGGGGTCGCCCGCCTCGTGGTCGAGTTCCTGGACCGTCTCGACCTGCGCGACGTCACCCTCATCGGCAACGACACCGGCGGGGCGCTCGTCCAACTGGTCGTCTCCGAGCGCGCCGCCGAGCGCGTGGGCCGCGTGGTGCTCGTCTCGTGCGAGGCGTTCGACAACCTTCCGCCGCGGCTGACCGGCAGGACGCTCGCTCTCGTGGGGAAGCTGTCGCCAAGGATGTTCGGGCTGTTCATGCAGCAGATGCGGATCGGCGCGGTGCGGCGGCTGCCGGTCGCGTTCGGGTGGCTGACCAAACGAGGCGGGACCGCGACCGGCCGGTGGATGAGACCCGTCATCACGCAACAGGAGATCCGCCGCGACGCCGTACGGATGCTGCGCGCGGTCTTCGCCGACACCCGCGTCCTGCTCCGGGCGGCGGAGCACCTGCCGGCGTTCGACCGGCCCGCGCTCGTCGTGTGGGCGCGGGACGACCGGGTGATGCCGCTCGCCCACGGCCGACGCCTCGCCGAACTCCTCCCGCAGGGTCGGCTGGTCGAGATCGAGGACAGCTACACCCTCGTCCCCTTGGACCGGCCGACTGAACTGGCCTCGGCTGTAAGGGAGTTCATGCACGTACCCGCTCCTGACCCCCGCCGGTGA
- a CDS encoding TOBE domain-containing protein: MQSYTIGQAARLLGVSPDTARRWADAGRVATHRDAGGRRLIDGRDLAALSVEVARTGGEEDISYTSARNAFPGIVTAVKLGDVAAQVEIQAGPHRLVSLLTREAVEELGLEVGAEATARVKSTNVHIDRT; encoded by the coding sequence ATGCAGTCCTACACGATCGGCCAGGCCGCCCGGCTTCTCGGCGTGAGCCCGGACACCGCACGCCGATGGGCCGATGCGGGCAGAGTGGCCACCCATCGTGACGCGGGTGGGCGGCGGCTCATCGACGGCAGGGACCTGGCCGCCCTCTCGGTCGAGGTAGCCAGGACCGGCGGCGAGGAGGACATCTCGTACACCTCCGCGCGCAACGCCTTCCCGGGCATCGTCACCGCCGTGAAGCTGGGTGACGTGGCGGCCCAGGTGGAGATCCAGGCGGGCCCTCACCGGCTGGTGTCGCTGCTGACGCGTGAGGCCGTGGAGGAGCTGGGACTCGAGGTGGGCGCGGAGGCCACCGCCCGCGTGAAGTCGACGAACGTGCACATCGACCGCACCTGA
- a CDS encoding DUF1707 SHOCT-like domain-containing protein: MPGEMVPDRRELRASHEERDQVVERLTVAAGDGRLTADELDERLEAALTARTHGELAALLADLPDAGPVWAAGVAAADPKDVSRIVVDSASAKRDGGWVVPRRLEIESKSGSVVLDFTRAVIAVPTLEIEVAVRSGSVTLLVPPDVVADVDDVAVRNGSVRHQARPEPAAPVRLRIQMTGEVDGGSIAIRPPGPPRRGFWQWLLRRPRPVAALPR, encoded by the coding sequence ATGCCCGGTGAAATGGTGCCAGACCGCCGCGAACTGCGTGCGTCGCACGAGGAGCGCGACCAGGTCGTGGAGCGGCTGACCGTCGCCGCCGGTGACGGCCGGCTGACCGCGGACGAGCTGGACGAGCGGCTCGAGGCCGCGCTGACGGCCCGTACCCACGGTGAGCTGGCGGCCCTGCTCGCCGACCTGCCGGACGCCGGTCCCGTATGGGCCGCCGGGGTCGCGGCCGCCGATCCGAAGGACGTGTCGCGGATCGTCGTCGACAGCGCGAGCGCGAAGCGGGACGGCGGCTGGGTGGTCCCGAGGCGTCTGGAGATCGAGTCGAAGAGCGGTTCCGTCGTTCTCGACTTCACCCGGGCCGTCATCGCGGTGCCGACCCTGGAGATCGAGGTGGCGGTGCGCAGCGGGTCGGTGACGCTGCTCGTGCCGCCGGACGTCGTCGCCGACGTCGACGACGTGGCCGTGCGCAACGGCAGCGTGCGCCATCAGGCGCGGCCCGAGCCCGCCGCACCGGTCAGGCTGCGCATCCAGATGACGGGTGAGGTGGACGGCGGCAGCATCGCGATACGGCCGCCCGGGCCGCCCCGTCGTGGCTTCTGGCAGTGGCTGCTGCGGCGCCCGCGACCGGTGGCGGCGCTCCCTCGCTGA
- the modA gene encoding molybdate ABC transporter substrate-binding protein, with product MTRCTRRTRRTLQVTGVGVAALLALSACSSGSDSSSKKDSSSASKDSAKKVTGTVTVFAAASLKESFTTLGKDFEKAHPGTKVTFSFGGSDTLAASITGGAPADVFAAASPKTMAIVTDKKDAATAPSTFVRNQLEIATLPGNPDKVASLKDLTKSGLKVVLCDKTVPCGAAAQKALDASKLKLTPASYEQDVKSALTKVELKEADAAVVYKTDVKAAGGKVDGVEFPESANAINDYPIALLKDAPNAAAAKEFIALVQSAEGQKVLTAAGFLKP from the coding sequence ATGACCCGTTGCACGCGCCGGACCCGCCGGACCCTGCAGGTGACCGGCGTAGGCGTCGCCGCGCTGCTGGCGCTGAGCGCCTGCTCCTCCGGCTCGGACTCGTCGTCCAAGAAGGACTCCTCCTCGGCGTCCAAGGACTCCGCCAAGAAGGTCACGGGGACGGTGACCGTCTTCGCGGCGGCCTCGCTCAAGGAGAGCTTCACGACCCTGGGCAAGGACTTCGAGAAGGCCCACCCAGGTACGAAGGTGACGTTCAGCTTCGGCGGCAGTGACACCCTCGCCGCGAGCATCACCGGTGGCGCGCCGGCCGACGTGTTCGCCGCCGCCAGCCCCAAGACGATGGCGATCGTGACGGACAAGAAGGACGCGGCCACCGCCCCGTCCACGTTCGTGCGCAACCAGCTGGAGATCGCGACCCTGCCGGGCAACCCCGACAAGGTCGCCTCCCTCAAGGACCTCACCAAGTCCGGCCTCAAGGTCGTGCTCTGCGACAAGACGGTGCCGTGCGGTGCCGCCGCGCAGAAGGCGCTGGACGCCAGCAAGCTGAAGCTCACCCCGGCCTCGTACGAGCAGGACGTCAAGAGCGCCCTGACGAAGGTGGAGTTGAAGGAGGCCGACGCCGCCGTCGTCTACAAGACCGATGTGAAGGCCGCGGGCGGCAAGGTGGACGGCGTCGAGTTCCCCGAGTCCGCGAACGCCATCAACGACTACCCGATCGCTCTCCTGAAGGACGCACCGAACGCCGCGGCGGCGAAGGAGTTCATCGCGCTCGTGCAGTCCGCCGAGGGCCAGAAGGTCCTGACGGCGGCCGGGTTCCTCAAGCCGTGA
- a CDS encoding TetR/AcrR family transcriptional regulator, with amino-acid sequence MEAADVNTPADDGSPGRAGYRRSAGSPRGEARRRELLALVTDDLEAHGLVDFSLRRAARAAGTTHKVLLYHFDGADDLLTQAIVQLRERRIAKALAAATEGRDRRTLADWVRAVWPILVGPEARVLDQAIGLAMYDPERHAALGREASQQYLPTLLSVCPGHWSGRRKLEVAEMVLATLRGFLVDARTSGDAEGVAAGFEALARALEREEAAEA; translated from the coding sequence ATGGAAGCCGCCGATGTGAACACCCCTGCCGACGACGGCTCACCGGGACGGGCGGGATACCGGCGGTCGGCCGGGTCGCCGCGCGGCGAAGCCCGGCGGCGGGAACTCCTCGCCCTCGTCACCGATGACCTGGAGGCCCACGGACTCGTGGACTTCTCGCTCCGCCGCGCGGCGCGAGCGGCCGGCACCACGCACAAGGTGCTGCTCTACCACTTCGACGGGGCCGACGACCTGCTCACGCAGGCGATCGTCCAGCTGCGCGAGCGGCGCATCGCGAAGGCGCTCGCCGCCGCGACCGAGGGCCGCGACCGCAGGACGCTGGCGGACTGGGTGCGCGCGGTCTGGCCGATCCTCGTGGGGCCGGAGGCCCGCGTGCTCGACCAGGCCATCGGGCTGGCGATGTACGACCCGGAGCGTCACGCGGCGCTGGGACGTGAGGCGTCGCAGCAGTATCTGCCCACGCTGTTGTCCGTGTGCCCCGGGCACTGGTCCGGCCGTCGCAAGCTCGAGGTCGCCGAGATGGTCCTCGCCACGCTCCGGGGCTTTCTGGTGGACGCGCGGACCAGCGGTGACGCCGAGGGCGTCGCAGCCGGGTTCGAGGCGCTGGCCCGCGCGCTGGAACGGGAGGAGGCCGCGGAGGCGTGA